From the genome of Cytobacillus luteolus, one region includes:
- a CDS encoding GNAT family N-acetyltransferase, giving the protein MNLVIREEQEEDYLTIEQVIRSAFATMPFSDKKEQELVSRLRESTEYVPKLSLVAIESVSKQIIGHILLSKCQIVNPNQYVQALALAPVSVHPEFQNKGVGSTLIKESLQKAKLLNYDSVIVLGHPNYYPKFGFKKASLWNIKVPFEVPEELFMALELRENALTNVSGKVEYSSAFF; this is encoded by the coding sequence ATGAACCTAGTAATTAGAGAAGAACAAGAAGAAGATTATTTAACAATTGAACAAGTAATAAGAAGTGCATTTGCAACTATGCCGTTCAGTGATAAAAAGGAGCAAGAATTAGTTTCTAGACTTAGAGAGTCAACTGAATATGTGCCAAAATTATCATTAGTTGCAATAGAAAGTGTTAGTAAACAAATAATCGGACATATTCTACTTTCAAAATGTCAAATCGTAAATCCTAACCAATATGTTCAAGCGCTCGCACTTGCTCCTGTTTCAGTACATCCAGAGTTTCAAAATAAAGGGGTAGGTAGTACCTTAATCAAGGAATCGTTACAAAAGGCAAAATTACTAAATTATGACTCTGTCATAGTTTTGGGGCATCCAAATTATTATCCAAAATTCGGTTTCAAAAAGGCTTCATTATGGAATATAAAAGTTCCTTTTGAGGTGCCGGAAGAATTGTTCATGGCACTAGAATTACGTGAAAACGCACTTACCAATGTATCTGGGAAAGTAGAGTATTCAAGTGCTTTCTTTTAA
- a CDS encoding serine/threonine protein kinase — MITKTIDNVSFELKKDFDFNYLSEYGKVFKVFANQDSGYLCFGVQNKNKKLFLKMAGASTLRSNVSPDKAITTLKSTISIYEDLRHPNLIEIIEYRETKDGFLTVFEWFEGKCMGKQYDSFDKFIALPLEEKLSIYKEILIFHLHTNKCGYIALDFYDGSIMYDFAIKQTMICDVELYAKKPVINTIGRMWGSSRFMSPEEFQLGAQIDERSNVFLMAATAFQLLGGGLDRSLDKWQANEELHAVALKAVNLKKEDRYQTLDEYFEKWNSAVT; from the coding sequence ATGATAACAAAAACAATCGATAATGTCTCATTCGAGCTTAAAAAAGATTTCGATTTTAATTATTTATCTGAATATGGCAAGGTTTTTAAGGTATTTGCCAATCAGGATTCTGGATATTTATGTTTTGGTGTTCAAAATAAAAACAAAAAGCTGTTCTTAAAAATGGCTGGAGCATCAACTCTAAGAAGCAATGTATCTCCTGATAAAGCAATAACAACCCTTAAATCAACTATATCTATATACGAAGATTTAAGACATCCCAATCTCATTGAAATAATTGAATATAGAGAAACTAAAGATGGATTCCTAACTGTCTTTGAGTGGTTTGAAGGTAAGTGTATGGGTAAACAATATGATTCTTTTGATAAATTCATAGCTTTGCCACTAGAAGAAAAGTTAAGTATTTATAAAGAGATTCTGATATTTCATCTACATACGAACAAATGTGGTTATATTGCGCTTGATTTTTATGATGGGAGCATAATGTATGATTTTGCTATAAAACAAACAATGATTTGTGATGTAGAATTATATGCTAAAAAACCTGTCATCAATACTATAGGACGGATGTGGGGGTCAAGTCGATTTATGTCTCCAGAAGAGTTCCAACTTGGCGCACAGATTGATGAGAGATCAAATGTATTTTTAATGGCAGCAACAGCTTTTCAGTTATTAGGTGGTGGACTTGATCGATCTTTGGATAAGTGGCAAGCAAATGAAGAGTTGCACGCAGTTGCTTTAAAAGCTGTCAATCTTAAAAAAGAGGATCGTTATCAAACATTAGATGAGTATTTCGAAAAGTGGAATAGCGCAGTTACTTAA
- a CDS encoding MFS transporter, with protein sequence MLAEKQQQECSASSLQVATPGHKEMLNYGLGFFGVILVWTLVGTFLPYYYTDVAGVSAGVVGTLMLVARLFDGVTDLGMGTLVDRTRSKHGKARPWILWMGIPLGISTILLFSVPDFGNTGKIIYAYVTYILLILVYTAVSIPYKTLLGLMTQEPYGRSVLNIYTGVFTMLSTLAIMIFAQPVASAIGGKLGWTIVAVASGVIIMITSYIAFRSTKERVSASVVKTNDIIPFKVGLKALFTNKYWLIITLYCVIAYTLNALLAGAGLYYTSYILGNASYFSLVGLLLFLPTIICFFFMAKLVAKFGKRNIALTVSVIGILGPIVKLIDPSNVAVFLAGTAIQGFGLIPIIMFLYAMINDTAEYGEWKFGIRTEGLVNSAASFGMKVGAGLGGALIGWLLAFGGYVGGLDEQTASATTMILALNIYIPFVLAVLQTVLMWMYKLDEQYPQILADLNKKR encoded by the coding sequence ATGTTAGCAGAAAAGCAACAACAAGAGTGTTCGGCCAGTTCCTTACAGGTTGCAACTCCAGGACATAAGGAAATGTTGAATTATGGATTGGGGTTTTTTGGTGTTATTTTAGTCTGGACACTAGTGGGTACCTTTCTACCCTACTATTATACAGATGTAGCTGGAGTTTCCGCCGGTGTGGTTGGAACGCTTATGCTAGTTGCTCGTCTTTTTGATGGAGTAACAGATCTTGGGATGGGTACTTTAGTAGACAGAACGAGGTCAAAGCATGGTAAAGCACGTCCTTGGATTTTATGGATGGGAATCCCCTTAGGTATCTCCACTATTTTACTATTTTCTGTACCAGACTTTGGAAATACAGGGAAAATCATCTATGCATATGTTACTTATATATTGCTCATTTTGGTTTATACGGCTGTATCAATACCTTATAAAACCTTACTAGGATTAATGACGCAGGAGCCTTATGGAAGATCTGTTTTAAATATTTACACAGGTGTGTTTACGATGTTAAGTACACTTGCTATCATGATCTTTGCTCAGCCTGTTGCAAGTGCAATTGGCGGTAAGCTAGGCTGGACTATTGTGGCAGTTGCCAGTGGAGTAATTATCATGATTACAAGTTACATTGCTTTTCGTTCAACAAAGGAACGTGTCAGTGCTTCTGTTGTTAAAACCAATGATATTATACCGTTCAAAGTTGGTTTAAAGGCATTATTCACAAATAAGTATTGGCTAATTATTACTTTATATTGTGTAATTGCTTATACGCTTAACGCACTTCTAGCCGGAGCAGGACTATATTATACTTCTTATATTCTCGGTAATGCCTCTTATTTTTCCCTAGTGGGGTTACTGCTTTTTTTACCTACCATTATTTGCTTCTTTTTCATGGCAAAATTAGTAGCAAAGTTTGGAAAACGAAACATCGCTTTAACTGTTTCTGTGATAGGTATTTTAGGTCCCATTGTAAAGCTGATTGACCCATCCAATGTAGCTGTCTTCCTAGCTGGCACAGCTATTCAGGGGTTTGGTTTGATACCAATTATTATGTTTTTATATGCTATGATTAATGACACTGCAGAATACGGTGAGTGGAAGTTCGGCATTAGAACAGAAGGACTAGTTAACAGTGCTGCAAGCTTTGGCATGAAGGTTGGGGCGGGTCTTGGTGGAGCTTTAATCGGCTGGCTATTAGCTTTTGGTGGTTATGTTGGCGGACTTGACGAACAAACAGCATCTGCAACGACTATGATTCTAGCACTCAATATTTATATTCCATTTGTTTTAGCAGTTTTACAAACTGTACTTATGTGGATGTACAAACTTGATGAACAATATCCGCAAATCTTAGCAGATCTAAATAAGAAAAGATAA